In one window of Denticeps clupeoides chromosome 2, fDenClu1.1, whole genome shotgun sequence DNA:
- the atxn7l3b gene encoding ataxin-7-like protein 3 isoform X2, which translates to MKMEEMALSSLDNSKMEGIAQDILSELVEDACLGLCFEVHRAVKQGYFFLDETDQESMKEYEIVDQPGVDIFGQVYNQWKNKECVCPNCSRSIAASRFAPHLEKCLGMGRNSSRIASRRIASGNNTNKSESDQEDNDDVNDNDWSYGAEKKAKKRKTDKNSNSPRRSKSLKHKNEIKGLILNSRKHNDA; encoded by the exons ATGAAAATGGAGGAGATGGCACTGTCCAGCCTGGACAACAGTAAGATGGAG GGCATCGCCCAGGACATCCTGTCGGAGCTGGTGGAGGACGCCTGCCTCGGCCTCTGCTTCGAGGTGCACCGGGCTGTGAAACAGGGCTACTTCTTTCTGGACGAGACGGACCAGGAAAGCATGAAGGAGTACG aaatcgTAGACCAACCCGGCGTGGACATATTTGGGCAAGTTTACAACCAATGGAAGAATAAGGAATGCGTGTGTCCCAACTGCAGCCGCAGCATCGCAGCGTCACGGTTTGCGCCGCACCTCGAGAAGTGCCTGGGCATGGGCAGGAACAGCAGCCGCATCGCCAGCCGCAG AATTGCCAGTGGTAACAACACAAATAAATCTGAGAGTGACCAGGAAGACAACGACGACGTCAACGATAATGACTGGTCCTACGGAGCAGAGAAGAAAG ccaaaaagagaaagacagatAAG AATTCCAACTCTCCGAGGAGGTCCAAGTCTCTGAAACACAAAAATG AAATAAAGGGGCTCATTCTGAACTCCCGAAAACACAACGATGCATAG
- the atxn7l3b gene encoding ataxin-7-like protein 3 isoform X1, giving the protein MKMEEMALSSLDNSKMEGIAQDILSELVEDACLGLCFEVHRAVKQGYFFLDETDQESMKEYEIVDQPGVDIFGQVYNQWKNKECVCPNCSRSIAASRFAPHLEKCLGMGRNSSRIASRRIASGNNTNKSESDQEDNDDVNDNDWSYGAEKKAKKRKTDKVLLQSLKPPGCLNSNSPRRSKSLKHKNEIKGLILNSRKHNDA; this is encoded by the exons ATGAAAATGGAGGAGATGGCACTGTCCAGCCTGGACAACAGTAAGATGGAG GGCATCGCCCAGGACATCCTGTCGGAGCTGGTGGAGGACGCCTGCCTCGGCCTCTGCTTCGAGGTGCACCGGGCTGTGAAACAGGGCTACTTCTTTCTGGACGAGACGGACCAGGAAAGCATGAAGGAGTACG aaatcgTAGACCAACCCGGCGTGGACATATTTGGGCAAGTTTACAACCAATGGAAGAATAAGGAATGCGTGTGTCCCAACTGCAGCCGCAGCATCGCAGCGTCACGGTTTGCGCCGCACCTCGAGAAGTGCCTGGGCATGGGCAGGAACAGCAGCCGCATCGCCAGCCGCAG AATTGCCAGTGGTAACAACACAAATAAATCTGAGAGTGACCAGGAAGACAACGACGACGTCAACGATAATGACTGGTCCTACGGAGCAGAGAAGAAAG ccaaaaagagaaagacagatAAGGTACTTTTACAATCTTTGAAACCACCTGGTTGCTTG AATTCCAACTCTCCGAGGAGGTCCAAGTCTCTGAAACACAAAAATG AAATAAAGGGGCTCATTCTGAACTCCCGAAAACACAACGATGCATAG
- the smarcd2 gene encoding SWI/SNF-related matrix-associated actin-dependent regulator of chromatin subfamily D member 2 isoform X1: MATRPGLPGPSGGPMNPSLNPMSPAHGGGMRMPGMQPSPGYRGMPASAPPYHQRHGMPPSRGVPMPGMGSMGAPIPGPSYGASVPMRPAMPPSPMDPNRKRLLQPHQQPGLMGARRGGKRRKLADKVLPQRIRDLVPESQAYMDLLAFERKLDQTIARKRMEIQEAIKKPITQKRKLRVFISNTYTPAKPEGEEAEKVASWELRVEGKLLEDLAKQKRKFSSFFKSLVIELDKELYGPDNHLVEWHRMPTTQETDGFQVKRPGDVSVKCTLLLMLDHQPPQYKLDHRLAQLLGVHTQTRASIMQALWLYIKNNKLQDSHEKEYINCNFLFRKIFACTRMRFSEIPMKLAGLLQHPDPIVINHIISVDPNDQKKTACFDIDVEVDDPLKVQMTSFLSSTTNQQEIAGLEIKIHETIESINQLKTQRDFMLSFSSNPQEFIHDWLKSQSRDLKLMADVTGNPEEERRSDFYDAPWVPEAVGRYVFSKVQQRRQELEQVLGIRLT, encoded by the exons ATGGCCACACGCCCGGGGCTGCCAGGTCCTTCTGGTGGCCCGATGAACCCCAGCCTGAACCCCATGAGCCCCGCGCACGGCGGCGGGATGCGGATGCCAGGCATGCAGCCGAGCCCGGGATACCGAGGGATGCCCGCCTCCGCGCCCCCCTACCACCAG CGCCACGGTATGCCGCCCAGCAGAGGGGTCCCTATGCCTGGCATGGGGTCCATGGGGGCGCCCATACCTGGGCCATCCTATGGAGCGAGCGTCCCCATGCGGCCTGCGATGCCGCCATCTCCAATGGACCCGAACAGGAAGAGGCTGCTGCAGCCCCATCAGCAGCCAGGTCTGATGGGTGCAAGGCGAGG AGGCAAGAGGCGAAAGCTTGCGGACAAAGTTCTCCCGCAGAGA ATAAGAGACCTGGTTCCGGAGTCTCAGGCCTACATGGACCTTCTGGCATTCGAGAGGAAGCTGGACCAGACCATCGCTCGCAAGCGCATGGAGATCCAGGAGGCCATCAAAAAGCCAATAACG CAAAAGCGCAAGCTGCGGGTCTTCATATCCAACACCTACACCCCAGCAAAACCAGAAGGAGAAGAGGCAGAGAAAGTGGCATCTTGGGAACTCAGAGTGGAAGGCAAACTACTGGAGGAT ttggCGAAACAGAAGAGGaagttttcttctttcttcaagAGCCTGGTTATCGAGCTGGACAAGGAGCTGTACGGTCCAGACAACCATCTGGTGGAG TGGCACCGCATGCCGACCACGCAGGAGACCGACGGCTTCCAGGTGAAAAGGCCGGGGGACGTGAGCGTGAAGTGCACGCTGCTCTTAATGCTGGACCATCAG CCTCCGCAGTATAAGCTGGACCACCGGCTGGCACAGCTACTGGGCGTCCACACGCAGACGAGGGCCAGCATCATGCAGGCGCTGTGGCTCTACATCAAAAACAACAAGCTGCAGGACAGTCATGAGAAAGAGTACATCAACTGCAACTTCTTGTTCAGAAAG ATCTTTGCCTGCACCCGTATGAGGTTCTCGGAAATCCCCATGAAACTGGCGGGGCTTCTCCAGCATCCGGACCCCATCGTCATCAACCACATCATCAG CGTGGACCCCAACGACCAGAAGAAGACGGCCTGCTTTGACATTGATGTAGAGGTGGACGACCCGCTGAAGGTCCAGATGACCAGCTTCCTGTCGTCCACTACCAACCAGCAGGAGATCGCAGGCCTAGAAATTAAG ATCCACGAGACCATTGAGTCCATCAACCAGCTGAAGACCCAGAGGGACTTCATGCTGAGCTTCAGCAGCAACCCGCAGGAGTTCATCCATGACTGGCTCAAGTCCCAGAGCAGAGACCTCAAG CTAATGGCCGATGTGACCGGAAACCCTGAGGAGGAGCGCAGATCGGACTTTTATGACGCACCCTGGGTCCCCGAAGCTGTGGGCAGATATGTCTTTTCTAAG GTTCAACAGAGGAGACAGGAGCTGGAACAGGTTCTGGGCATCAGACTAACCTAG
- the smarcd2 gene encoding SWI/SNF-related matrix-associated actin-dependent regulator of chromatin subfamily D member 2 isoform X2, with amino-acid sequence MPPSRGVPMPGMGSMGAPIPGPSYGASVPMRPAMPPSPMDPNRKRLLQPHQQPGLMGARRGGKRRKLADKVLPQRIRDLVPESQAYMDLLAFERKLDQTIARKRMEIQEAIKKPITQKRKLRVFISNTYTPAKPEGEEAEKVASWELRVEGKLLEDLAKQKRKFSSFFKSLVIELDKELYGPDNHLVEWHRMPTTQETDGFQVKRPGDVSVKCTLLLMLDHQPPQYKLDHRLAQLLGVHTQTRASIMQALWLYIKNNKLQDSHEKEYINCNFLFRKIFACTRMRFSEIPMKLAGLLQHPDPIVINHIISVDPNDQKKTACFDIDVEVDDPLKVQMTSFLSSTTNQQEIAGLEIKIHETIESINQLKTQRDFMLSFSSNPQEFIHDWLKSQSRDLKLMADVTGNPEEERRSDFYDAPWVPEAVGRYVFSKVQQRRQELEQVLGIRLT; translated from the exons ATGCCGCCCAGCAGAGGGGTCCCTATGCCTGGCATGGGGTCCATGGGGGCGCCCATACCTGGGCCATCCTATGGAGCGAGCGTCCCCATGCGGCCTGCGATGCCGCCATCTCCAATGGACCCGAACAGGAAGAGGCTGCTGCAGCCCCATCAGCAGCCAGGTCTGATGGGTGCAAGGCGAGG AGGCAAGAGGCGAAAGCTTGCGGACAAAGTTCTCCCGCAGAGA ATAAGAGACCTGGTTCCGGAGTCTCAGGCCTACATGGACCTTCTGGCATTCGAGAGGAAGCTGGACCAGACCATCGCTCGCAAGCGCATGGAGATCCAGGAGGCCATCAAAAAGCCAATAACG CAAAAGCGCAAGCTGCGGGTCTTCATATCCAACACCTACACCCCAGCAAAACCAGAAGGAGAAGAGGCAGAGAAAGTGGCATCTTGGGAACTCAGAGTGGAAGGCAAACTACTGGAGGAT ttggCGAAACAGAAGAGGaagttttcttctttcttcaagAGCCTGGTTATCGAGCTGGACAAGGAGCTGTACGGTCCAGACAACCATCTGGTGGAG TGGCACCGCATGCCGACCACGCAGGAGACCGACGGCTTCCAGGTGAAAAGGCCGGGGGACGTGAGCGTGAAGTGCACGCTGCTCTTAATGCTGGACCATCAG CCTCCGCAGTATAAGCTGGACCACCGGCTGGCACAGCTACTGGGCGTCCACACGCAGACGAGGGCCAGCATCATGCAGGCGCTGTGGCTCTACATCAAAAACAACAAGCTGCAGGACAGTCATGAGAAAGAGTACATCAACTGCAACTTCTTGTTCAGAAAG ATCTTTGCCTGCACCCGTATGAGGTTCTCGGAAATCCCCATGAAACTGGCGGGGCTTCTCCAGCATCCGGACCCCATCGTCATCAACCACATCATCAG CGTGGACCCCAACGACCAGAAGAAGACGGCCTGCTTTGACATTGATGTAGAGGTGGACGACCCGCTGAAGGTCCAGATGACCAGCTTCCTGTCGTCCACTACCAACCAGCAGGAGATCGCAGGCCTAGAAATTAAG ATCCACGAGACCATTGAGTCCATCAACCAGCTGAAGACCCAGAGGGACTTCATGCTGAGCTTCAGCAGCAACCCGCAGGAGTTCATCCATGACTGGCTCAAGTCCCAGAGCAGAGACCTCAAG CTAATGGCCGATGTGACCGGAAACCCTGAGGAGGAGCGCAGATCGGACTTTTATGACGCACCCTGGGTCCCCGAAGCTGTGGGCAGATATGTCTTTTCTAAG GTTCAACAGAGGAGACAGGAGCTGGAACAGGTTCTGGGCATCAGACTAACCTAG